The Streptococcaceae bacterium ESL0729 genome has a segment encoding these proteins:
- a CDS encoding DUF4956 domain-containing protein, with the protein MLSTLTGVGVALVLGLLIALVHTYRNVYSKNFVITLVTLPVLVQLVIMLVNGNLGTGVAVMGAFSLVRFRSIAGGAREITSIFWSMAIGLAVGTGAYLEAAVFSLVTAIIIISLNTIKFGENNKTVERTLKITIAEDLDFPGLFDDILDKYAYQVEMDSVKTTNMGSLYELRYNVKLKDSQDEKKLIDDIRVRNGNLPVSLGRLAQNSEVL; encoded by the coding sequence ATGCTTAGCACACTAACTGGAGTAGGGGTTGCCCTAGTCCTAGGACTACTTATTGCCCTGGTACATACCTATAGGAATGTATACAGTAAAAATTTTGTTATTACACTGGTAACTCTTCCGGTTCTAGTTCAACTAGTTATCATGCTTGTTAATGGGAACTTAGGAACTGGGGTTGCTGTTATGGGAGCCTTCTCACTCGTCCGCTTTAGATCAATTGCTGGTGGGGCGCGTGAAATTACAAGTATCTTTTGGTCAATGGCTATCGGTCTAGCAGTAGGTACAGGAGCCTACCTTGAAGCAGCTGTATTTTCACTAGTAACAGCAATTATAATTATTTCCCTAAATACAATTAAATTTGGGGAAAATAACAAAACAGTTGAACGGACCCTTAAAATTACTATAGCTGAAGATTTAGATTTTCCAGGTCTCTTTGATGACATTTTAGACAAATATGCCTATCAAGTTGAAATGGATTCAGTAAAAACAACAAATATGGGAAGTCTATATGAGCTTAGATATAATGTTAAGCTAAAAGATTCTCAAGACGAAAAGAAATTAATTGACGATATTAGAGTACGTAATGGAAACCTACCAGTAAGTCTTGGTAGATTAGCACAAAATAGCGAGGTATTATAA